One Dromiciops gliroides isolate mDroGli1 chromosome 3, mDroGli1.pri, whole genome shotgun sequence DNA segment encodes these proteins:
- the LOC122750913 gene encoding LOW QUALITY PROTEIN: SWI/SNF-related matrix-associated actin-dependent regulator of chromatin subfamily D member 1-like (The sequence of the model RefSeq protein was modified relative to this genomic sequence to represent the inferred CDS: inserted 1 base in 1 codon; substituted 1 base at 1 genomic stop codon) — protein MAAWVCFQSVAPSGGAGAASGVLQRPLWAPGGTLGPPVQMSPIPGQGLYRSPMPGAAYPHPGMLRGSRMTPQGPSMGPPGYGGNPSVRPGLAQSGIDQSRKRPTPRQTQQVQQQAVQNXNHNAKKKKMADKILPQRICELVPESQAYVDLLDFERKLDQATMRKQLDIQEALKRPIKQKRKLRIFISNTFNPAKSDAEDGERTVASWELHVEDWLLEDSALSKYDATKQNSKFSSFFKSLVIELDKDLYGPDNQLVEWHRTATTQETDGLQVMRPEYVNVRCTILLMLDYQPPQFKLDPCLTWLLGIHTQTCPVIIHALWQYIKTHKLQDPQDXICDKYLRQIFESQPMKFSEIPQRFHALLMPPEPIIINHVISVDPNDQKKTSYYDIGVEVDDTLKTQMNSFLLSTASQQEIGALDNKIHEMIETINQLKKQRESMLSFARDPQGFINDWLQSQYWDLKTMTDVVGNPEEEHRAEFYFQTWAQEAVCRYFYSKVQKRWQELEQALGIRNT, from the exons ATGGCGGCCTGGGTTTGTTTCCAGTCAGTGGCTCCTAGCGGTGGTGCCGGAGCTGCGTCAGGGGTGCTCCAGCGGCCGCTCTGGGCCCCGGGTGGGACCCTGGGGCCCCCAGTGCAAATGAGCCCGATACCTGGCCAAGGGCTCTACCGTTCCCCGATGCCTGGAGCAGCCTATCCGCATCCAGGCATGTTGCGAGGGAGCCGTATGACACCTCAGGGACCTTCTATGGGACCTCCTGGCTATGGGGGGAACCCTTCAGTTCGACCTGGTCTTGCCCAGTCAGGAATAGATCAGTCCCGAAAGAGACCAACTCCTCGACAAACCCAACAGGTCCAGCAGCAGGCAGTCCAGAACTGAAATCacaatgcaaagaaaaagaagatggctGACAAAATTCTACCTCAAAGGATTTGTGAACTGGTACCAGAATCCCAGGCCTATGTGGACCTCTTGGATTTTGAAAGGAAACTGGATCAGGCCACCATGAGGAAACAACTAGATATCCAGGAGGCCTTGAAACGACCTATCAAGCAAAAACGGAAACTTCGTATTTTCATTTCGAATACTTTCAATCCAGCGAAATCAGATGCTGAAGATGGGGAAAGGACTGTGGCTTCCTGGGAGCTTCACGTGGAAGACTGGCTCCTGGAGGATTCAGCTCTGTCTAAATACGATGCTACCAAGCAGAATAGTAAATTCTCCTCCTTCTTTAAGTCTTTGGTGATAGAGCTGGACAAAGATTTATACGGGCCAGACAACCAGCTGGTGGAATGGCACAGGACTGCTACCACCCAGGAGACAGATGGCTTACAGGTTATGCGGCCAGAATATGTAAATGTTCGTTGCACTATTTTGCTGATGCTAGATTACCAGCCTCCTCAGTTTAAATTGGACCCCTGCCTGACCTGGCTTCTGGGTATCCACACCCAGACATGTCCAGTGATTATCCATGCACTGTGGCAGTACATCAAGACTCATAAGCTTCAGGACCCCCAGG TTATCTGTGATAAATACCTCCGGCAGATATTCGAGTCACAACCGATGAAGTTCTCAGAGATCCCCCAGAGGTTCCATGCCTTGCTTATGCCACCAGAACCCATCATCATTAATCACGTCATCAGTGTTGACCCCAATGACCAGAAGAAGACTTCCTATTACGACATTGGTGTGGAAGTGGATGATACCCTCAAGACCCAGATGAACTCTTTCCTGCTTTCTACTGCAAGCCAGCAGGAAATTGGTGCTCTAGATAACAAGATCCATGAGATGATAGAGACGATCAACCAGCTGAAAAAGCAGAGAGAGTCCATGCTGAGTTTTGCAAGAGACCCCCAGGGCTTCATCAATGACTGGCTTCAGTCACAGTACTGGGATCTGAAGACCATGACTGATGTAGTAGGTAACCCTGAGGAGGAGCACCGAGCTGAGTTCTACTTCCAGACATGGGCTCAGGAGGCTGTGTGCAGATACTTCTACTCTAAGGTGCAAAAGAGATGGCAGGAACTGGAGCAGGCCTTGGGCATCCGAAATACATAA